Proteins from one Carassius gibelio isolate Cgi1373 ecotype wild population from Czech Republic chromosome A25, carGib1.2-hapl.c, whole genome shotgun sequence genomic window:
- the dynlrb2 gene encoding dynein light chain roadblock-type 2 isoform X2, with the protein MAEVEDTLKRIQSINGVIGTIVVNAEGIPIRSTLDNSTSVQYAGLLHQLTMKARGTVRDIDPQNDLSFLRIRSKKHEIMVSTGVKYASEMIQ; encoded by the exons ATG GCTGAGGTCGAGGACACCCTGAAGAGGATTCAGTCCATTAATGGTGTTATTGGCACAATCGTCGTTAACGCAGAAG GCATTCCCATCAGAAGCACTCTAGACAACTCAACAAGCGTGCAGTACGCAGGACTGCTGCATCAGCTGACCATGAAAGCCCGGGGTACAGTCAGAGACATCGACCCCCAGAACGACCTGAGCTTCCTGCGCATCAGGTCCAAGAAACACGAGATCATGGTGTCGACAG gGGTGAAATATGCTTCCGAAATGATCCAGTGA
- the dynlrb2 gene encoding dynein light chain roadblock-type 2 isoform X3, protein MAEVEDTLKRIQSINGVIGTIVVNAEGIPIRSTLDNSTSVQYAGLLHQLTMKARGTVRDIDPQNDLSFLRIRSKKHEIMVSTGGL, encoded by the exons ATG GCTGAGGTCGAGGACACCCTGAAGAGGATTCAGTCCATTAATGGTGTTATTGGCACAATCGTCGTTAACGCAGAAG GCATTCCCATCAGAAGCACTCTAGACAACTCAACAAGCGTGCAGTACGCAGGACTGCTGCATCAGCTGACCATGAAAGCCCGGGGTACAGTCAGAGACATCGACCCCCAGAACGACCTGAGCTTCCTGCGCATCAGGTCCAAGAAACACGAGATCATGGTGTCGACAG GAGGACTGTGA
- the dynlrb2 gene encoding dynein light chain roadblock-type 2 isoform X1: MAEVEDTLKRIQSINGVIGTIVVNAEGIPIRSTLDNSTSVQYAGLLHQLTMKARGTVRDIDPQNDLSFLRIRSKKHEIMVSTDKEYLLIVIQNPAG, from the exons ATG GCTGAGGTCGAGGACACCCTGAAGAGGATTCAGTCCATTAATGGTGTTATTGGCACAATCGTCGTTAACGCAGAAG GCATTCCCATCAGAAGCACTCTAGACAACTCAACAAGCGTGCAGTACGCAGGACTGCTGCATCAGCTGACCATGAAAGCCCGGGGTACAGTCAGAGACATCGACCCCCAGAACGACCTGAGCTTCCTGCGCATCAGGTCCAAGAAACACGAGATCATGGTGTCGACAG ATAAAGAGTACCTGTTGATCGTCATCCAGAACCCAGCTGGATAA
- the LOC127947007 gene encoding F-box only protein 31 isoform X2, protein MLSRMAVCARLCGAGQSRRCRRRQRHSQADQDSDSEMDMDDEEEEERIVGRSVSRSSSCHNSGPSGAAGLGSGDSASAGPPRPQSLLDLPPELLVEICSSLPGTALPNLALVCKKFRQILNTETIWRRRCTEEFGMSDDLRKMEIVGMSSRDLYVKLLHPYRHILGLWQPDIGPYGGLLNVVVDGLFIIGWMYLPPHDPRVEDPMRRRPLFRIHLWEKNKATIECMYGHKGPHKGDIQTVKKDEFSTKCNQTDHHRMPGGRQEEFRTWLQEEWGRTLEDIFHEHMQELILMKFIYTSQYDNCLTYRRIYLPPCLPSDLLKPGLFKGTYGSHGLEIIMLSFHEAKAKATKLTGDPNVPAGQLTLEIDLNCPVRLPDLEHQRSMEELSRLVLGVHEEAQRGLQARDAPSEAAEAPSPQGAEDVEPGAAACSHTSEAQPFVLPLGVMTRNEEYPRTCKKCFYGTGLIAGHGFTSPERTPGLFVLFDDDRFGFIWLELKSFSLYSRLTDQLSHAQAPSMERFEAMLRNMQSWTS, encoded by the exons ATGCTGTCACGGATGGCGGTGTGTGCGCGGCTCTGTGGAGCAGGTCAGTCGCGGCGGTGCAGGCGGCGGCAGAGGCACAGCCAGGCTGACCAGGACAGCGACTCCGAGATGGACATGGAcgacgaggaggaagaggagaggatCGTGGGCAGGAGCGTCAGCCGGAGCAGCAGCTGTCATAACAGCGGGCCTAGCGGAGCCGCGGGACTCGGCTCTGGGGACTCGGCCTCTGCAGGACCGCCGCGCCCGCAGTCACTGCTGGATCTGCCGCCGGAGCTCCTGGTGGAGATCTGCTCTTCTCTGCCCGGCACAGCGCTGCCCAACCTGGCGCTGGTGTGCAAGAAATTCAGGCAGATCCTGAACACAGAAACAATCTGGAGGAGGAGATGTACAGAGG AATTTGGGATGAGTGATGACCTGCGGAAGATGGAGATCGTGGGTATGTCGAGCCGAGATCTGTATGTGAAAC TGCTGCATCCCTATAGACACATCCTGGGTCTCTGGCAGCCTGATATCGGGCCCTATGGAGGACTGCTGAATGTGGTG GTTGACGGGCTGTTCATCATAGGCTGGATGTATTTACCGCCCCATGATCCCCGTGTGGAAGACCCCATGCGCAGACGGCCGCTCTTCCGCATACATTTGTGGGAGAAAAACAAAGCCACCATTGAATGTATGTATGGACACAAGGGCCCTCACAAAGGAGACATTCAG ACTGTGAAGAAAGATGAATTTTCCACCAAATGCAACCAGACGGATCACCATCGAATGCCTGGAGGAAGGCAAGAG GAGTTCAGAACGTGGCTACAGGAGGAATGGGGAAGAACACTGGAGGACATTTTCCACGAGCACATGCAGGAGTTGATCCTCATGAAGTTCATTTACACCAGCCAGTACGA TAATTGCCTGACGTACCGGCGGATTTATCTGCCCCCGTGCCTCCCTTCAGACCTCCTGAAGCCTGGGCTCTTCAAAGGGACGTACGGCAGTCACGGCCTGGAGATCATCATGCTGAGCTTCCACGAGGCCAAGGCCAAAGCCACCAAACTCACC ggtgaccCAAATGTCCCAGCAGGTCAGCTGACGTTAGAGATAGACCTGAACTGTCCGGTGCGTCTGCCCGACCTGGAGCACCAGCGGAGCATGGAAGAGCTCTCTCGCCTGGTGCTGGGGGTGCATGAGGAGGCCCAGAGGGGTTTACAGGCCCGGGACGCCCCATCAGAGGCTGCAGAGGCGCCCTCCCCTCAGGGGGCGGAGGACGTGGAGCCGGGAGCTGCTGCCTGCAGCCACACGTCTGAAGCGCAGCCGTTTGTGCTGCCTCTGGGAGTCATGACTCGTAATGAAGAGTATCCTCGCACCTGCAAGAAGTG TTTTTATGGCACAGGCCTGATCGCTGGCCACGGCTTCACGAGTCCAGAGCGCACGCCGGGGCTGTTCGTCCTGTTCGATGACGACCGCTTTGGCTTCATCTGGCTGGAGCTCAAGTCCTTCAGTCTGTACAGTCGGCTGACCGACCAGCTGTCCCACGCTCAGGCCCCCAGCATGGAGCGCTTCGAGGCCATGCTCCGCAACATGCAGTCATGGACATCCTGA
- the LOC127947007 gene encoding F-box only protein 31 isoform X1 — protein sequence MLSRMAVCARLCGAGQSRRCRRRQRHSQADQDSDSEMDMDDEEEEERIVGRSVSRSSSCHNSGPSGAAGLGSGDSASAGPPRPQSLLDLPPELLVEICSSLPGTALPNLALVCKKFRQILNTETIWRRRCTEEFGMSDDLRKMEIVGMSSRDLYVKRVNPQVKSGRFMKLLPDYEHMDYRDVYTHLLHPYRHILGLWQPDIGPYGGLLNVVVDGLFIIGWMYLPPHDPRVEDPMRRRPLFRIHLWEKNKATIECMYGHKGPHKGDIQTVKKDEFSTKCNQTDHHRMPGGRQEEFRTWLQEEWGRTLEDIFHEHMQELILMKFIYTSQYDNCLTYRRIYLPPCLPSDLLKPGLFKGTYGSHGLEIIMLSFHEAKAKATKLTGDPNVPAGQLTLEIDLNCPVRLPDLEHQRSMEELSRLVLGVHEEAQRGLQARDAPSEAAEAPSPQGAEDVEPGAAACSHTSEAQPFVLPLGVMTRNEEYPRTCKKCFYGTGLIAGHGFTSPERTPGLFVLFDDDRFGFIWLELKSFSLYSRLTDQLSHAQAPSMERFEAMLRNMQSWTS from the exons ATGCTGTCACGGATGGCGGTGTGTGCGCGGCTCTGTGGAGCAGGTCAGTCGCGGCGGTGCAGGCGGCGGCAGAGGCACAGCCAGGCTGACCAGGACAGCGACTCCGAGATGGACATGGAcgacgaggaggaagaggagaggatCGTGGGCAGGAGCGTCAGCCGGAGCAGCAGCTGTCATAACAGCGGGCCTAGCGGAGCCGCGGGACTCGGCTCTGGGGACTCGGCCTCTGCAGGACCGCCGCGCCCGCAGTCACTGCTGGATCTGCCGCCGGAGCTCCTGGTGGAGATCTGCTCTTCTCTGCCCGGCACAGCGCTGCCCAACCTGGCGCTGGTGTGCAAGAAATTCAGGCAGATCCTGAACACAGAAACAATCTGGAGGAGGAGATGTACAGAGG AATTTGGGATGAGTGATGACCTGCGGAAGATGGAGATCGTGGGTATGTCGAGCCGAGATCTGTATGTGAAAC GTGTGAACCCGCAGGTGAAGTCGGGACGCTTTATGAAGCTCCTCCCTGATTATGAGCATATGGACTATCGGGACGTGTACACACACT TGCTGCATCCCTATAGACACATCCTGGGTCTCTGGCAGCCTGATATCGGGCCCTATGGAGGACTGCTGAATGTGGTG GTTGACGGGCTGTTCATCATAGGCTGGATGTATTTACCGCCCCATGATCCCCGTGTGGAAGACCCCATGCGCAGACGGCCGCTCTTCCGCATACATTTGTGGGAGAAAAACAAAGCCACCATTGAATGTATGTATGGACACAAGGGCCCTCACAAAGGAGACATTCAG ACTGTGAAGAAAGATGAATTTTCCACCAAATGCAACCAGACGGATCACCATCGAATGCCTGGAGGAAGGCAAGAG GAGTTCAGAACGTGGCTACAGGAGGAATGGGGAAGAACACTGGAGGACATTTTCCACGAGCACATGCAGGAGTTGATCCTCATGAAGTTCATTTACACCAGCCAGTACGA TAATTGCCTGACGTACCGGCGGATTTATCTGCCCCCGTGCCTCCCTTCAGACCTCCTGAAGCCTGGGCTCTTCAAAGGGACGTACGGCAGTCACGGCCTGGAGATCATCATGCTGAGCTTCCACGAGGCCAAGGCCAAAGCCACCAAACTCACC ggtgaccCAAATGTCCCAGCAGGTCAGCTGACGTTAGAGATAGACCTGAACTGTCCGGTGCGTCTGCCCGACCTGGAGCACCAGCGGAGCATGGAAGAGCTCTCTCGCCTGGTGCTGGGGGTGCATGAGGAGGCCCAGAGGGGTTTACAGGCCCGGGACGCCCCATCAGAGGCTGCAGAGGCGCCCTCCCCTCAGGGGGCGGAGGACGTGGAGCCGGGAGCTGCTGCCTGCAGCCACACGTCTGAAGCGCAGCCGTTTGTGCTGCCTCTGGGAGTCATGACTCGTAATGAAGAGTATCCTCGCACCTGCAAGAAGTG TTTTTATGGCACAGGCCTGATCGCTGGCCACGGCTTCACGAGTCCAGAGCGCACGCCGGGGCTGTTCGTCCTGTTCGATGACGACCGCTTTGGCTTCATCTGGCTGGAGCTCAAGTCCTTCAGTCTGTACAGTCGGCTGACCGACCAGCTGTCCCACGCTCAGGCCCCCAGCATGGAGCGCTTCGAGGCCATGCTCCGCAACATGCAGTCATGGACATCCTGA
- the ces2b gene encoding fatty acyl-CoA hydrolase precursor, medium chain isoform X1 — translation MAMRGSVVFSLCVLIQLSLQNTVKEEDGTSRHERVHLHNRPVLQTKLGALKGEYVKAKGKDTVVHSYLGVPFAKPPVGPLRFSPPQPAEKWDGVRDAAKQPFMCLQEKQFIVDLAANLSMNIEVPDSSEDCLYLNVYTPSKPGANDRFPVMVWIHGGGFSSCSASLFDGHVLAAYQDVVVVLIQYRLGLLGFFSTGDEHAPGNYGLLDQVAALQWVQENIHSFGGDPGSVTIFGESAGGVSVSLLVLSPLSANLFHRAIAESGTAAMDAILNPNPLALAQAVGNASGCDISSPKEIVDCMMQLTEEDILKIAKDYPMLPFGVTMDGLFMPKPVAELLQSHEFNKVPLITGITDDEWGYVMPNFFSPPGWTDGMDMEQILPFLTMFNPALQDQLVAELVLNEYLGTAPDRTKIRDGFREIMGDFMFNIPARKLANYHRDAGAPVYVYEFQHPPSILRKKRPSFVGSDHTDEIAFVFGSCFADGRIKLKEDLLEEENELCRTVMAYWGNFAHTGSPNGPGLTEWPEFGAEAEYLSIGLEQKPGKDLKGKHYAFMTETLPDFIRQSREKRERSEL, via the exons ATGGCGATGAGAGGATCTGTCGTGTTTTCACTCTGCGTCCTGATCCAGCTGAGTCTACAAAACACAGTCAAAGAAGAGGATGGTACGTCACGTCACGAGCGCGTTCACTTGCATAACA GACCTGTCCTGCAAACCAAACTTGGGGCCCTGAAAGGTGAGTATGTGAAAGCGAAGGGGAAGGACACAGTTGTTCATTCCTACCTGGGCGTTCCCTTCGCCAAGCCTCCTGTGGGCCCACTGAGATTTTCTCCTCCACAGCCTGCAGAGAAATGGGACGGAGTGAGAGACGCTGCCAAACAGCCCTTCAT GTGTCTGCAGGAAAAGCAGTTCATTGTAGACTTGGCAGCCAATCTGTCTATGAATATAGAGGTTCCTGACTCATCAGAAGACTGTCTTTACCTCAACGTCTACACACCTTCTAAACCTGGAGCAAATGACAGGTTTCCT GTCATGGTTTGGATCCATGGTGGAGGTTTTTCTTCTTGCTCTGCGTCTCTATTTGACGGACATGTTTTGGCTGCCTATCAGGATGTAGTTGTGGTCCTGATTCAGTATAGACTTGGCCTACTTGGATTTTTCAG CACCGGAGATGAACATGCTCCAGGAAACTATGGTCTTCTGGACCAGGTCGCTGCTCTTCAGTGGGTTCAGGAGAACATCCACAGCTTCGGTGGAGATCCTGGATCAGTCACCATCTTTGGAGAGTCTGCCGGAGGAGTCAGTGTGTCTTTACTT GTTCTTTCTCCATTATCGGCAAACCTCTTCCATCGTGCCATCGCAGAGAGCGGCACGGCAGCGATGGATGCTATACTGAATCCCAACCCTCTGGCATTAGCTCAG GCTGTAGGAAATGCATCTGGCTGTGATATTTCCAGCCCAAAGGAGATTGTTGACTGTATGATGCAGCTGACAGAAGAGGATATACTGAAGATCGCTAAG GATTATCCGATGCTTCCTTTTGGAGTGACGATGGATGGCCTGTTCATGCCCAAACCTGTAGCAGAGCTTCTTCAATCCCACGAGTTCAACAAAGTGCCTCTGATCACAGGAATCACTGATGATGAGTGGGGATATGTGATGCCTAAT TTCTTCTCACCTCCAGGATGGACCGACGGGATGGACATGGAGCAGATCTTGCCGTTTTTGACCATGTTTAATCCTGCT CTTCAGGATCAGTTAGTTGCCGAGCTTGTCTTGAATGAGTATCTGGGCACAGCTCCTGACAGGACCAAAATCCGAGATGGTTTTCGAGAGATAATGGGGGACTTTATGTTCAACATCCCAGCTCGTAAACTGGCGAATTACCACAGAG ATGCTGGGGCACCAGTATACGTGTATGAATTCCAGCACCCTCCGAGTATACTTCGAAAGAAAAGACCCAGTTTCGTTGGAAGTGACCATACAGatgaaattgcatttgtttttggtTCCTGCTTTGCAGATGGACGTATAAAGCTGAAAG AGGATCTCTTAGAAGAAGAGAATGAACTTTGCAGGACTGTCATGGCTTACTGGGGAAACTTTGCTCACACTGG GTCTCCGAATGGTCCGGGCCTCACAGAGTGGCCTGAGTTTGGAGCCGAGGCCGAGTATCTCAGCATTGGACTGGAACAGAAACCTGGGAAAGATCTGAAGGGCAAACACTATGCATTCATGACCGAGACGCTCCCAGATTTCATTCGTCAAAGCAGAGAGAAAAGAGAGCGTTCAGAACTGTAA
- the ces2b gene encoding fatty acyl-CoA hydrolase precursor, medium chain isoform X2, whose product MAMRGSVVFSLCVLIQLSLQNTVKEEDGPVLQTKLGALKGEYVKAKGKDTVVHSYLGVPFAKPPVGPLRFSPPQPAEKWDGVRDAAKQPFMCLQEKQFIVDLAANLSMNIEVPDSSEDCLYLNVYTPSKPGANDRFPVMVWIHGGGFSSCSASLFDGHVLAAYQDVVVVLIQYRLGLLGFFSTGDEHAPGNYGLLDQVAALQWVQENIHSFGGDPGSVTIFGESAGGVSVSLLVLSPLSANLFHRAIAESGTAAMDAILNPNPLALAQAVGNASGCDISSPKEIVDCMMQLTEEDILKIAKDYPMLPFGVTMDGLFMPKPVAELLQSHEFNKVPLITGITDDEWGYVMPNFFSPPGWTDGMDMEQILPFLTMFNPALQDQLVAELVLNEYLGTAPDRTKIRDGFREIMGDFMFNIPARKLANYHRDAGAPVYVYEFQHPPSILRKKRPSFVGSDHTDEIAFVFGSCFADGRIKLKEDLLEEENELCRTVMAYWGNFAHTGSPNGPGLTEWPEFGAEAEYLSIGLEQKPGKDLKGKHYAFMTETLPDFIRQSREKRERSEL is encoded by the exons ATGGCGATGAGAGGATCTGTCGTGTTTTCACTCTGCGTCCTGATCCAGCTGAGTCTACAAAACACAGTCAAAGAAGAGGATG GACCTGTCCTGCAAACCAAACTTGGGGCCCTGAAAGGTGAGTATGTGAAAGCGAAGGGGAAGGACACAGTTGTTCATTCCTACCTGGGCGTTCCCTTCGCCAAGCCTCCTGTGGGCCCACTGAGATTTTCTCCTCCACAGCCTGCAGAGAAATGGGACGGAGTGAGAGACGCTGCCAAACAGCCCTTCAT GTGTCTGCAGGAAAAGCAGTTCATTGTAGACTTGGCAGCCAATCTGTCTATGAATATAGAGGTTCCTGACTCATCAGAAGACTGTCTTTACCTCAACGTCTACACACCTTCTAAACCTGGAGCAAATGACAGGTTTCCT GTCATGGTTTGGATCCATGGTGGAGGTTTTTCTTCTTGCTCTGCGTCTCTATTTGACGGACATGTTTTGGCTGCCTATCAGGATGTAGTTGTGGTCCTGATTCAGTATAGACTTGGCCTACTTGGATTTTTCAG CACCGGAGATGAACATGCTCCAGGAAACTATGGTCTTCTGGACCAGGTCGCTGCTCTTCAGTGGGTTCAGGAGAACATCCACAGCTTCGGTGGAGATCCTGGATCAGTCACCATCTTTGGAGAGTCTGCCGGAGGAGTCAGTGTGTCTTTACTT GTTCTTTCTCCATTATCGGCAAACCTCTTCCATCGTGCCATCGCAGAGAGCGGCACGGCAGCGATGGATGCTATACTGAATCCCAACCCTCTGGCATTAGCTCAG GCTGTAGGAAATGCATCTGGCTGTGATATTTCCAGCCCAAAGGAGATTGTTGACTGTATGATGCAGCTGACAGAAGAGGATATACTGAAGATCGCTAAG GATTATCCGATGCTTCCTTTTGGAGTGACGATGGATGGCCTGTTCATGCCCAAACCTGTAGCAGAGCTTCTTCAATCCCACGAGTTCAACAAAGTGCCTCTGATCACAGGAATCACTGATGATGAGTGGGGATATGTGATGCCTAAT TTCTTCTCACCTCCAGGATGGACCGACGGGATGGACATGGAGCAGATCTTGCCGTTTTTGACCATGTTTAATCCTGCT CTTCAGGATCAGTTAGTTGCCGAGCTTGTCTTGAATGAGTATCTGGGCACAGCTCCTGACAGGACCAAAATCCGAGATGGTTTTCGAGAGATAATGGGGGACTTTATGTTCAACATCCCAGCTCGTAAACTGGCGAATTACCACAGAG ATGCTGGGGCACCAGTATACGTGTATGAATTCCAGCACCCTCCGAGTATACTTCGAAAGAAAAGACCCAGTTTCGTTGGAAGTGACCATACAGatgaaattgcatttgtttttggtTCCTGCTTTGCAGATGGACGTATAAAGCTGAAAG AGGATCTCTTAGAAGAAGAGAATGAACTTTGCAGGACTGTCATGGCTTACTGGGGAAACTTTGCTCACACTGG GTCTCCGAATGGTCCGGGCCTCACAGAGTGGCCTGAGTTTGGAGCCGAGGCCGAGTATCTCAGCATTGGACTGGAACAGAAACCTGGGAAAGATCTGAAGGGCAAACACTATGCATTCATGACCGAGACGCTCCCAGATTTCATTCGTCAAAGCAGAGAGAAAAGAGAGCGTTCAGAACTGTAA